Proteins from a genomic interval of Rhodococcus rhodochrous:
- a CDS encoding O-methyltransferase, whose translation MQTNADRILTHAENIVVEDDELAAARDRAEDLGADPVSPSVGATLAMFARMLDAKTVVEIGTGAGVSGLWLLHGLREDGVLTTIDSEPEHQRAAKIAFREAGIVASRTRLINGRALDVLPRLADSGYDMVFVDATPADHPHFVREGVRLLRPGGVIVLHNALLDGRVADPAARDATVLAVREATRAVSDDERLAPVVLPLGDGLLCAVRLS comes from the coding sequence GTGCAGACCAACGCCGATCGCATCCTGACCCACGCCGAGAACATCGTCGTCGAGGACGACGAGCTCGCCGCGGCGCGTGACCGTGCCGAAGATCTGGGCGCCGACCCGGTGTCCCCCTCCGTCGGAGCCACCCTCGCGATGTTCGCCCGCATGCTCGACGCGAAGACGGTAGTGGAGATCGGGACCGGTGCGGGTGTGAGCGGGCTGTGGTTGCTGCACGGCCTCCGCGAGGACGGCGTGCTCACCACGATCGACAGCGAACCGGAACATCAGCGGGCCGCGAAGATCGCCTTCCGCGAGGCCGGCATCGTGGCGTCGCGCACCCGCCTCATCAACGGCCGCGCGCTCGACGTGCTGCCGCGACTCGCCGACTCCGGCTACGACATGGTCTTCGTCGACGCGACCCCCGCCGACCATCCGCACTTCGTGCGCGAGGGCGTGCGTCTGCTCCGGCCCGGTGGCGTGATCGTGCTGCACAACGCCCTGCTCGACGGACGGGTCGCCGACCCCGCCGCCCGCGACGCGACGGTGCTCGCGGTGCGCGAGGCCACCCGCGCGGTGTCCGACGACGAGCGCCTCGCCCCGGTGGTCCTGCCGCTCGGCGACGGCCTGCTCTGCGCGGTGCGCCTCAGTTGA
- the sigE gene encoding RNA polymerase sigma factor SigE produces the protein MTRSHTVPENDASALDAAFEADLSGTAAFDATGDRAAMPSWDELVREHGDRVYRLAYRLSGNAQDAEDLTQETFIRVFRSLQNYQPGTFEGWLHRITTNLFLDMVRRRNRIRMEALPEDYDRVPAAGPNPEEIYHDARLGADLQSALDSLGPEYRAAVVLCDIEGLSYEEIGATLGVKLGTVRSRIHRGRQALREYLREHGKVENGRVDAG, from the coding sequence ATGACCCGATCCCACACCGTTCCCGAGAACGACGCCTCGGCGCTCGACGCTGCCTTCGAGGCGGACCTGAGCGGCACCGCGGCGTTCGATGCCACCGGGGACCGCGCGGCGATGCCGTCGTGGGACGAACTCGTTCGTGAGCACGGCGACCGTGTCTACCGACTCGCCTACCGTCTTTCCGGCAACGCTCAGGACGCGGAGGATCTCACGCAGGAGACCTTCATCCGCGTCTTCCGGTCGTTGCAGAACTATCAGCCCGGCACTTTCGAGGGCTGGTTGCATCGCATCACCACGAACCTCTTCCTGGACATGGTGCGCCGCCGGAACCGCATCCGGATGGAAGCGCTCCCGGAGGACTACGATCGGGTACCGGCCGCAGGGCCGAACCCCGAGGAGATCTACCACGACGCGCGTCTCGGCGCCGACCTGCAGTCCGCTCTGGACTCGCTCGGACCCGAGTACCGTGCCGCGGTGGTGCTCTGTGACATCGAAGGTCTGTCCTACGAGGAGATCGGTGCCACACTGGGGGTGAAACTCGGTACGGTACGTAGTCGTATCCACCGAGGCCGCCAGGCACTCCGCGAGTACCTGCGCGAGCATGGAAAGGTCGAAAACGGTCGCGTCGATGCGGGGTAG
- a CDS encoding anti-sigma factor family protein yields MTMVQPPRRFGSTEHLASEAVAAFVDGELRMAAYMRAAQHLSMCPECAAEVEAQQQARHALRSAADHVPRMPSSLLGTLSNIPSHLCDPSPHPQAEEGFAARRWSILRRR; encoded by the coding sequence ATGACGATGGTGCAACCACCTCGCAGGTTCGGCTCCACTGAACATCTCGCCAGCGAGGCAGTTGCCGCTTTCGTCGACGGCGAACTGCGCATGGCGGCCTACATGCGGGCCGCCCAGCACCTGTCGATGTGTCCGGAGTGTGCCGCCGAGGTCGAAGCCCAGCAGCAGGCCCGCCACGCACTGCGGTCCGCTGCCGATCACGTACCGCGTATGCCGAGTTCACTGCTCGGGACGCTCAGCAACATCCCTTCACACCTGTGCGATCCATCCCCGCACCCGCAGGCAGAGGAAGGCTTCGCCGCGCGCCGCTGGTCGATTCTCCGGCGCCGGTGA
- a CDS encoding S1C family serine protease: MTAESAQHTERRAGDDPRRDDELPHASSGKDSSGRGSSGNASSGGSDGAITRPDDAPRLEPRPVYRPTVDQASARVFGRPPGAEGSFDSSVHPRVVDPRVQQAPPTDAILAEAYGRPSDADETLQRPPAQPAAETEDDTEPDPWRDPDSAVRLGPPLAGEAEEKELPPAPGLTLREVLFDRRVQPRALATLAAVAVVIGMVGGLVVALATADNGSLTSRGVTLSQSGPDEELPTGAVARVADTVLPAVVSIQTTVGGDAGTGSGVVIDGAGYIVTNNHVISMAAGNPDAKVQVTFDDGTKVPASIVGRDIKTDLAVLAVENVDNLVVAELGRSEDVQVGEDVVAVGSPLGLSKTVTRGIVSALHRPMRLSGQGTDTDAVIDAVQTDASINPGNSGGPLIDMEGRVIGINSAIKSETGGSVGLGFAIPIDDVTEVAQELIRTGEMRHPDIGVNARSVVNDVASGAEVANVRQDSPAQRAGIVEGDVIVKVGDREVTSADELVVAVQQQEIDEPITVQLVRNGRLVDVEVTPVSD, translated from the coding sequence GTGACGGCCGAATCTGCGCAGCACACCGAACGACGAGCCGGCGACGATCCTCGTCGCGACGACGAGCTGCCCCATGCCTCATCCGGTAAGGACTCGTCGGGAAGAGGCTCGTCCGGCAACGCCTCGTCGGGTGGGTCCGACGGAGCGATCACGCGCCCTGATGACGCTCCCCGCCTCGAACCCCGGCCCGTCTACCGGCCCACCGTCGACCAGGCATCCGCACGGGTCTTCGGACGCCCGCCCGGTGCCGAGGGCTCGTTCGACTCCTCGGTCCATCCACGCGTCGTCGACCCGCGCGTCCAGCAGGCGCCCCCGACCGACGCGATCCTGGCCGAGGCCTACGGACGTCCGTCCGACGCCGACGAGACACTCCAGCGTCCTCCCGCTCAGCCCGCAGCCGAGACCGAGGACGACACCGAACCCGATCCGTGGCGCGACCCCGACTCCGCGGTGCGGCTCGGTCCGCCCCTGGCCGGGGAGGCCGAGGAGAAGGAACTTCCCCCGGCCCCCGGACTCACCCTGCGTGAGGTGTTGTTCGACCGCCGCGTCCAACCCCGCGCACTCGCGACCTTGGCCGCGGTGGCCGTCGTGATCGGCATGGTCGGCGGACTCGTCGTCGCGCTCGCGACCGCCGACAACGGTTCGCTGACCAGTCGCGGAGTGACGCTGAGCCAGTCGGGTCCCGACGAGGAACTGCCGACTGGCGCGGTCGCGCGTGTCGCCGACACCGTGCTGCCTGCGGTCGTCTCCATCCAGACCACCGTCGGTGGCGACGCCGGCACCGGCTCGGGCGTGGTGATCGACGGCGCCGGCTACATCGTCACCAACAACCATGTCATCTCGATGGCCGCCGGAAATCCCGACGCGAAGGTGCAGGTCACCTTCGACGACGGCACGAAGGTGCCCGCCTCGATCGTCGGACGCGACATCAAGACCGACCTGGCCGTGCTCGCCGTCGAGAACGTCGACAACCTGGTCGTCGCCGAACTGGGCCGCTCCGAGGACGTCCAGGTGGGCGAGGACGTCGTCGCGGTCGGTTCGCCGCTCGGCCTGAGCAAGACCGTCACCCGCGGCATCGTCAGTGCGCTGCACCGGCCCATGCGGCTCAGCGGGCAGGGCACCGACACCGACGCGGTGATCGACGCCGTCCAGACCGACGCCTCGATCAACCCCGGCAACTCCGGCGGCCCCCTCATCGACATGGAGGGTCGCGTGATCGGCATCAACTCCGCGATCAAGTCGGAGACCGGCGGTTCGGTGGGTCTGGGCTTCGCGATCCCCATCGACGACGTCACCGAGGTGGCGCAGGAGCTGATCCGCACCGGCGAGATGCGGCACCCGGACATCGGCGTGAACGCACGCTCGGTCGTCAACGACGTCGCGAGCGGCGCGGAGGTCGCCAACGTCCGTCAGGACAGCCCGGCCCAGCGCGCAGGCATTGTCGAGGGCGACGTCATCGTCAAGGTCGGCGACCGCGAGGTCACCAGCGCCGACGAGCTCGTCGTGGCTGTCCAGCAGCAGGAGATCGACGAGCCGATCACCGTCCAGCTCGTGCGCAACGGCCGCCTCGTCGACGTCGAGGTCACCCCCGTCTCCGACTGA
- the tatB gene encoding Sec-independent protein translocase protein TatB, which translates to MFGNIGWGEFLVLIVAALVVLGPERLPGAVSWVAKSLRQVRDYATGARDQLKEELGPEFDDLRQPLSELNQLRGMTPRAVITKHLLDGDDSVLTGNFDKPSSAAPGTPTNGASRPNLSKPLAPDEKPPIDPDAT; encoded by the coding sequence GTGTTCGGCAACATCGGTTGGGGCGAGTTCCTGGTACTCATCGTGGCGGCCCTCGTGGTTCTCGGCCCGGAGCGCCTGCCCGGCGCCGTCTCGTGGGTGGCCAAGTCGCTGCGTCAGGTACGCGACTACGCCACGGGTGCGCGCGACCAGCTCAAGGAGGAACTCGGACCGGAGTTCGACGACCTGCGGCAACCCCTGTCCGAGCTGAACCAGCTGCGCGGCATGACACCGCGGGCCGTGATCACCAAGCATCTGCTCGACGGCGACGACTCGGTCCTCACCGGCAACTTCGACAAGCCGTCCTCGGCGGCCCCGGGAACGCCCACCAACGGCGCGAGCCGGCCGAACCTGTCGAAGCCGCTCGCCCCGGACGAGAAGCCGCCGATCGATCCCGACGCCACCTGA